The Tistrella mobilis genome window below encodes:
- the pgeF gene encoding peptidoglycan editing factor PgeF has protein sequence MTLPPMNDRPPHDRHGLLDLPGIAHGFFGRQGGVSTGLYASLNCGPGSDDDRAAVAENRRRVASALSPQPRHLLTNHQVHGRRVITVDEDGLALYPEAGRGAEGRPHADGMVTRLPGIVLGALAADCAPVLFADAEARVVGATHAGWKGAVGGATDATVEAMEALGASRSRIRAVIGPCIAGPSYEVGPELRDAAMAADPAAAGFFSPGRNDRLHFDLPGYLLARLRRNRITAEAVGTDTYGAHETLFSYRRTTHRREPDYGRQVSAIVLLD, from the coding sequence ATGACACTGCCCCCCATGAACGACCGGCCGCCGCATGACCGCCACGGGCTGCTCGACCTGCCCGGTATCGCCCATGGCTTTTTCGGCCGGCAGGGCGGTGTCTCCACCGGCCTCTACGCCAGCCTGAATTGCGGCCCGGGCAGTGACGACGACAGGGCGGCCGTCGCCGAGAACCGTCGCCGCGTGGCCTCCGCCCTGTCGCCGCAGCCCCGTCACCTGCTCACCAACCATCAGGTCCATGGCCGCCGTGTTATCACGGTCGACGAGGACGGGCTGGCGCTTTATCCCGAAGCCGGCCGCGGTGCTGAAGGCCGCCCCCATGCCGACGGCATGGTCACCCGGTTACCGGGCATCGTCCTTGGCGCCCTCGCCGCCGATTGCGCGCCGGTGCTGTTCGCCGATGCCGAGGCCCGGGTGGTCGGCGCCACCCATGCCGGCTGGAAAGGCGCGGTCGGCGGTGCCACCGATGCGACCGTCGAGGCGATGGAGGCGCTGGGGGCGAGCCGGAGCCGTATCCGTGCCGTGATCGGCCCCTGCATCGCCGGACCGAGCTATGAGGTGGGGCCCGAGCTTCGCGACGCCGCCATGGCCGCCGATCCGGCCGCGGCCGGTTTCTTCAGCCCGGGACGCAACGACCGGCTGCATTTCGACCTGCCGGGCTATCTGCTCGCCCGGCTGAGGCGAAACCGGATCACGGCCGAAGCCGTCGGCACCGACACTTATGGTGCCCACGAGACACTCTTCTCCTATCGCCGCACCACTCATCGGCGGGAACCGGATTACGGCCGCCAGGTCTCGGCGATCGTGCTGCTCGATTGA
- a CDS encoding class I SAM-dependent methyltransferase, with product MTEATPLPPADTPLGRIIAGRIAIDGPITLGTYMGLVLGHPQHGYYTTREPFGADGDFVTAPEISQMFGELIGLWLAVAWDEAGQPPAVTLAELGPGRGTLMADALRAMKMMPGLLDRVSLHFVEQSPRLREAQALAVTDAGLARPPVWHDTVDGLPDDRPLLLVANEFFDALPVRQLVRRPDGFWSERMIDLDPDRPGRFRYGLSPDPSPAAALLTPRIARASLAEIPAGAIAEVQPASISIAGTIGTRLAALGGAALIVDYGHGISAPGDTFQAVKAHAHADPLEEPGRADLTVHVDFERLAAAATAGGAVAHGPVDQGSFLGRLGIGARAERLARGARNGRERAQIATALKRLTAPEEMGRLFKVLALTPPGRSAPPGFAPVPGFDAGL from the coding sequence ATGACCGAAGCCACACCACTCCCCCCCGCCGACACCCCGCTCGGCCGGATCATCGCCGGACGAATTGCCATCGACGGGCCGATCACCCTCGGTACCTATATGGGTCTCGTGCTCGGTCATCCGCAGCACGGCTATTATACGACCCGCGAACCGTTCGGTGCCGATGGCGATTTCGTCACGGCGCCGGAGATCAGCCAGATGTTCGGCGAGCTGATCGGGCTGTGGCTGGCGGTCGCCTGGGATGAGGCCGGCCAGCCGCCGGCGGTCACGCTGGCGGAACTGGGCCCCGGGCGCGGTACGCTGATGGCCGATGCGCTGCGGGCAATGAAGATGATGCCGGGCCTTCTGGACCGGGTGTCGCTGCATTTCGTGGAGCAGAGCCCGCGCCTGCGGGAGGCTCAGGCCCTGGCCGTCACCGATGCCGGGCTCGCGCGGCCGCCGGTCTGGCACGACACGGTCGACGGCCTGCCCGACGACCGGCCACTGCTGCTGGTCGCCAACGAGTTCTTCGATGCCCTGCCGGTCCGCCAACTGGTCCGGCGCCCCGACGGCTTCTGGTCGGAACGGATGATCGACCTCGATCCCGACCGGCCGGGCCGGTTCCGTTACGGCCTGTCCCCCGACCCCAGCCCGGCTGCCGCCCTGCTTACCCCGCGCATCGCCCGTGCATCGCTTGCCGAGATCCCTGCCGGGGCAATTGCCGAGGTCCAGCCGGCATCGATCTCGATCGCCGGCACCATCGGCACCCGACTGGCCGCCCTGGGCGGTGCGGCGCTGATCGTCGATTACGGCCACGGCATCAGCGCCCCCGGCGACACCTTCCAGGCCGTGAAGGCCCATGCCCATGCCGACCCGCTGGAAGAACCGGGCCGTGCCGACCTGACGGTTCACGTCGATTTCGAGCGTCTGGCCGCCGCCGCGACCGCAGGCGGTGCCGTGGCCCATGGCCCCGTCGATCAAGGCAGCTTTCTGGGCCGCCTCGGCATCGGTGCCCGTGCCGAACGCCTGGCTCGCGGCGCCCGCAACGGCCGGGAGCGCGCCCAGATCGCCACTGCCCTGAAGCGCCTGACGGCCCCCGAAGAGATGGGCCGCCTGTTCAAGGTGCTGGCCCTGACCCCCCCCGGCCGGTCGGCGCCCCCCGGCTTCGCCCCGGTGCCCGGCTTCGACGCCGGTCTTTAA
- the lgt gene encoding prolipoprotein diacylglyceryl transferase has product MTGLTFPDIDPVAIAIGPIAIRWYALAYIAGLLIGWRYVVGLTRRHTLGLDERSIDDLLVWVAFGVILGGRLGYVLFYRPDYYAQHLLEIPMVWKGGMSFHGGLLGVAVSLALFARTKGVNPLSVGDLVAAAAPIGLFFGRIANFINGELWGRPTDLPWGMIFPMAGPEPRHPSQIYEALLEGLLLFVVLWFIARRRETWARPGLLAGYFLMGYAITRSIAELFRMPDAFLGFLAAGLTMGQLLSLPMFLIGVYLVLRARGRTGAATGQGRE; this is encoded by the coding sequence ATGACCGGCCTGACTTTCCCCGACATCGACCCGGTTGCGATTGCCATCGGTCCGATCGCCATCCGCTGGTACGCTCTGGCCTATATCGCAGGCCTGCTGATCGGCTGGCGCTATGTTGTCGGCCTCACCCGGCGCCACACTCTCGGCCTTGACGAGCGGTCGATCGACGACCTGCTGGTCTGGGTCGCGTTCGGCGTCATCCTGGGCGGCCGGCTTGGCTATGTCCTGTTCTATCGCCCGGACTACTACGCCCAGCACCTGCTGGAGATCCCGATGGTCTGGAAGGGTGGCATGTCCTTCCACGGCGGGCTTCTGGGGGTGGCGGTCTCGCTTGCCCTCTTCGCCCGGACCAAGGGCGTCAACCCGCTGAGCGTCGGCGACCTGGTGGCGGCGGCGGCGCCGATCGGTCTGTTCTTCGGCCGGATCGCCAACTTCATCAACGGCGAACTCTGGGGGCGGCCCACGGACCTTCCCTGGGGCATGATCTTCCCGATGGCCGGGCCGGAACCGCGCCACCCGAGCCAGATCTACGAGGCCCTGCTTGAAGGTCTGCTGCTGTTCGTGGTGCTGTGGTTCATCGCCCGGCGCCGGGAAACCTGGGCCCGGCCGGGACTGCTGGCCGGCTATTTCCTGATGGGTTATGCCATCACCCGATCCATCGCCGAACTGTTCCGCATGCCCGATGCCTTCCTGGGCTTCCTTGCGGCCGGGTTGACCATGGGCCAGCTGCTCTCTCTGCCCATGTTCCTGATCGGCGTCTATCTGGTGCTCCGCGCCCGTGGCCGGACCGGCGCCGCCACCGGGCAGGGCCGCGAATGA